From Drosophila yakuba strain Tai18E2 chromosome 2L, Prin_Dyak_Tai18E2_2.1, whole genome shotgun sequence, one genomic window encodes:
- the LOC6527666 gene encoding probable phosphorylase b kinase regulatory subunit beta isoform X1, producing the protein MRDVPKSLGLSVTTPGGSSGAPDTGRHNSLEEINLDQFLKTSNYEDTVKQLDIYYGIVKRQLLRYQSPITGLFPVMSTDQVVGSVRDSVYCASAVWSLYQAYRRIDDDRGKSYELGQSTVKCMRGILECWVKQASRVELFKQRQSNQHALHSKFQLHTGEKIYPDEFYNHLQIDCVSLYLLFLVQMITSGLQIIYTHDEVAFVQNLVYYVERAYRTPDFGMWERGSKYNNGTPEIHASSIGMAKSALEAINGCNLFGEKGASWSVVYVDIDAHNRNRSIFETMLPRESSSKGVDASLLLTLSFPAFASHEDRLVEQTKQNVVNRLRCKMGFKRFTRDGFLSKNEDKSRRYYHSGELKEFEGLECEWPLFFIAMIIDGVFKNNNEQIEEFQNDLRRCLRTDVNGDPVVTMYYAPDGDGSYMRAPSQSLFLWGQSFFIIAQLLTAGLLHINELDPIRRYLPSYNRPRRAGRYSAFQGKAIDEKHKAKPGTKPRIPIILDDKKGTATDLVVQIVLIAESMRLQAMMATYGIQTQTPHEVEPVQIWSSTELIKVYQHLGVNNKVGLSGRPSRPVGSLGTSKVYRICGMTVLCYPLIFEVSDFYLYRDMALLIDDIKTELQFVGKYWRLSGRPTVCLLIREEHMRDPQFKEMLDLLAMLKKGYCDGMKVRIGRLQNLISSSCIEHLDFMNQSDLTDNENAFSQINHEYIGYQSLTDVPKALTYVEEKISVAHFDTKPTPDIINALRSTDSIYCLCQLWGIILNREGPHFEVNGLNVNTALTQLYHRAGSLRYWRAVRYCSSLLHHIVDSISPFITTVLVNGKELTVGIIGQKETVFDKPMTPAEIQNVMYTSVQPYDVIQAVLQQEVVLYCGRLIATNPSMFRGILKIRIGWVLEAMRIYLQISGQQSIDVDNLSPFQVRILLQKVLTVSEWAVEEKLTTLQRRQLEGCLCRVPKHFYNKIWEILQRTPQGILTQGHHLPATPTLTNMSRGELTFNLLVEETLICIDRPERRQITVELLCIVATILNRNPELHFKQALDLDGILAEAFAMYCKDNNIQHQPKPEHEQTKNEDLKAFYSLPYSETTGYLARAAVNKVLQGGIFSTNEEDVQLDGDRLHDDNCKVS; encoded by the exons ATGCGCGATGTGCCGAAATC TCTCGGTCTCTCGGTCACAACTCCAGGCGGCAGTTCGGGTGCTCCGGACACTGGACGCCACAACAGCTTGGAGGAGATCAATCTGGACCAGTTCCTGAAGACGTCCAACTATGAGGACACAGTGAAGCAGCTGGACATCTACTATGGCATCG TCAAGCGTCAACTGCTGCGCTACCAGAGTCCGATCACCGGTTTATTTCCCGTGATGAGCACCGACCAGGTGGTGGGATCCGTGCGGGACAGTGTGTATTGCGCATCCGCCGTGTGGAGCTTGTACCAGGCCTACAGGCGAATTGATGACGACCGCGGAAAGTCCTACGAACTGGGCCAGAGCACTGTGAAGTGCATGCGAGGCATTTTGGAGTGCTGGGTAAAGCAGGCTTCGCGGGTGGAGCTCTTTAAGCAGCGCCAGTCCAATCAGCACGCCCTGCACAGCAAGTTCCAGCTGCACACCGGAGAGAAGATCTATCCGGATGAGTTTTACAATCACCTGCAGATCGATTGC GTTTCCCTCTATCTGCTGTTCCTTGTCCAGATGATAACCTCTGGCCTGCAGATCATTTACACCCACGACGAGGTGGCCTTTGTCCAGAATCTTGTGTACTATGTGGAGCGCGCCTATCGTACGCCCGACTTTGGCATGTGGGAGCGAGGCTCCAAATATAACAATGGCACCCCAGAGATCCATGCCTCCTCCATTGGCATGGCCAAGTCCGCCTTGGAGGCCATTAACGGATGCAATCTGTTCGGCGAGAAAGGAGCTTCGTGGAGCGTTGTCTATGTGGATATTGATGCCCACAACCGTAATCGCAGTATTTTCGAAACCATGCTGCCCAGAGAATCGAGCTCAAAG GGAGTTGATGCTTCACTGCTTCTCACCCTTTCCTTCCCAGCCTTTGCCTCGCATGAGGACCGCCTGGTGGAGCAgaccaaacaaaatgttgtgaATCGATTGCGCTGCAAAATGGGATTCAAGCGCTTCACCCGTGATGGATTCCTCAGTAAAAACGAGGACAAATCACGACGCTATTATCACTCTGGCGAGCTAAAGGAATTTGAAGGCCTGGAATGTGAATGGCCGCTCTTTTTCATAGCCATGATTATCGATGGCGTGTTTAAGAATAACAATGAACAAATCGAAGAGTTCCAAAACGATCTGAGGCGCTGTTTGCGTACGGACGTCAATGGAGATCCTGTGGTGACCATGTACTATGCGCCGGATGGAGATGGCTCCTACATGCGTGCTCCATCGCAATCGCTGTTCCTCTGGGGACAGTCCTTCTTTATCATAGCCCAGCTGCTGACCGCCGGACTCCTACACATCAATGAATTAGATCCAATCCGCCGCTACTTGCCAAGCTATAATCGGCCCAGAAGGGCGGGTCGCTATTCGGCTTTCCAG GGCAAAGCTATTGACGAAAAACACAAA GCTAAACCGGGCACT AAACCACGCATACCTATAATATTGGATGACAAAAAG GGCACTGCCACTGATCTTGTGGTGCAGATTGTCCTGATTGCCGAGTCCATGCGACTGCAGGCTATGATGGCCACCTATGGCATTCAAACACAGACGCCACATGAG GTCGAACCTGTGCAAATTTGGAGCTCCACCGAGCTCATAAAAGTATATCAACATCTCGGTGTCAACAATAAGGTTGGCCTTTCTGGTCGTCCATCCAGACCTGTGGGTTCTTTGGGCACCAGCAAGGTGTATCGCATCTGTGGCATGACCGTCCTCTGCTACCCACTTATCTTTGAGGTCTCCGACTTTTATCTCTACCGGGACATGGCTCTACTAATTGATGACATCAAGACAGAGCTGCAGTTTGTGGGCAAGTACTGGCGATTATCGGGCAGACCAACAGTTTGCCTGCTTATCCGGGAGGAGCATATGCGGGATCCGCAATTCAAGGAGATGCTTGACCTGCTGGCCATGCTCAAAAAGGGCTACTGCGATGGCATGAAAGTTCGCATCGGTCGTCTACAGAATCTGATTAGCAGCTCGTGCATCGAGCATCTTGACTTTATGAACCAAAGCGATCTGACCGACAACGAGAATGCTTTCTCGCAGATAAACCATGAGTACATTGGCTACCAATCGTTAACAGATGTGCCCAAAGCTCTGACATATGTGGAGGAAAAGATTTCCGTTGCG CACTTCGACACCAAACCCACGCCGGATATCATCAACGCACTACGTAGCACGGATTCAATTTACTGTTTGTGCCAATTGTGGGGTATTATTCTCAACCGCGAGGGTCCTCACTTTGAGGTAAACGGTCTGAACGTAAACACGGCTTTAACGCAGCTTTACCACCGAGCTGGTTCCCTGCGCTACTGGCGTGCCGTGCGATACTGCTCTTCCCTTCTTCACCACATTGTGGACTCTATTAGTCCATTTATCACCACTGTGTTGGTGAATGGCAAGGAACTCACAGTGGGCATCATTGGCCAGAAGGAGACAGTGTTCGATAAGCCCATGACGCCGGCGGAGATTCAAAATGTCATGTACACGAGTGTCCAACCATACGACGTCATCCAGGCGGTGTTGCAGCAGGAAGTGGTTCTGTATTGTGGCCGATTAATAGCCACCAATCCATCCATGTTCCGTGGAATACTAAAAATTCGCATTGGTTGGGTGCTGGAGGCCATGCGAATCTATTTACAAATCTCAGGACAACAGAGCATTGATGTGGACAATCTTTCGCCCTTCCAAGTCCGCATACTTCTTCAGAAAGTTTTAACTGTCAGCGAATGGGCTGTAGAAGAAAA gCTTACTACCCTACAACGTCGTCAACTGGAAGGATGCTTGTGCCGTgtgccaaaacatttttataacaaaatCTGGGAAATCCTTCAGCGAACCCCTCAGGGAATTCTTACCCAGGGACATCATttgccagccacgcccacactaacCAACATGAGCCGCGGCGAGTTGACCTTTAATCTGCTAGTCGAGGAAACTCTGATTTGCATTGACCGCCCAGAGAGGCGTCAGATAACCGTGGAGCTTCTGTGCATTGTGGCCACCATTCTTAATCG TAATCCCGAGCTGCACTTCAAACAAGCTCTCGACTTGGATGGCATCTTGGCGGAAGCGTTTGCAATGTACTGCAAGGACAACAACATACAGCATCAACCAAAGCCGGAGCATGAGCAGACCAAAAATGAGGATCTCAAAGCTTTCTATTCGTTGCCATATTCCGAGACTACGGGTTATTTGGCTCGCGCCGCAGTCAACAAGGTTTTGCAGGGTGGCATCTTCTCCACCAATGAAGAGGATGTTCAGCTCGACGGCGATCGTTTGCACGACGACAACTGTAAGGTATCCTAA
- the LOC6527666 gene encoding probable phosphorylase b kinase regulatory subunit beta isoform X5 has protein sequence MRDVPKSLGLSVTTPGGSSGAPDTGRHNSLEEINLDQFLKTSNYEDTVKQLDIYYGIVKRQLLRYQSPITGLFPVMSTDQVVGSVRDSVYCASAVWSLYQAYRRIDDDRGKSYELGQSTVKCMRGILECWVKQASRVELFKQRQSNQHALHSKFQLHTGEKIYPDEFYNHLQIDCVSLYLLFLVQMITSGLQIIYTHDEVAFVQNLVYYVERAYRTPDFGMWERGSKYNNGTPEIHASSIGMAKSALEAINGCNLFGEKGASWSVVYVDIDAHNRNRSIFETMLPRESSSKGVDASLLLTLSFPAFASHEDRLVEQTKQNVVNRLRCKMGFKRFTRDGFLSKNEDKSRRYYHSGELKEFEGLECEWPLFFIAMIIDGVFKNNNEQIEEFQNDLRRCLRTDVNGDPVVTMYYAPDGDGSYMRAPSQSLFLWGQSFFIIAQLLTAGLLHINELDPIRRYLPSYNRPRRAGRYSAFQGKAIDEKHKGTATDLVVQIVLIAESMRLQAMMATYGIQTQTPHEVEPVQIWSSTELIKVYQHLGVNNKVGLSGRPSRPVGSLGTSKVYRICGMTVLCYPLIFEVSDFYLYRDMALLIDDIKTELQFVGKYWRLSGRPTVCLLIREEHMRDPQFKEMLDLLAMLKKGYCDGMKVRIGRLQNLISSSCIEHLDFMNQSDLTDNENAFSQINHEYIGYQSLTDVPKALTYVEEKISVAHFDTKPTPDIINALRSTDSIYCLCQLWGIILNREGPHFEVNGLNVNTALTQLYHRAGSLRYWRAVRYCSSLLHHIVDSISPFITTVLVNGKELTVGIIGQKETVFDKPMTPAEIQNVMYTSVQPYDVIQAVLQQEVVLYCGRLIATNPSMFRGILKIRIGWVLEAMRIYLQISGQQSIDVDNLSPFQVRILLQKVLTVSEWAVEEKLTTLQRRQLEGCLCRVPKHFYNKIWEILQRTPQGILTQGHHLPATPTLTNMSRGELTFNLLVEETLICIDRPERRQITVELLCIVATILNRNPELHFKQALDLDGILAEAFAMYCKDNNIQHQPKPEHEQTKNEDLKAFYSLPYSETTGYLARAAVNKVLQGGIFSTNEEDVQLDGDRLHDDNCKVS, from the exons ATGCGCGATGTGCCGAAATC TCTCGGTCTCTCGGTCACAACTCCAGGCGGCAGTTCGGGTGCTCCGGACACTGGACGCCACAACAGCTTGGAGGAGATCAATCTGGACCAGTTCCTGAAGACGTCCAACTATGAGGACACAGTGAAGCAGCTGGACATCTACTATGGCATCG TCAAGCGTCAACTGCTGCGCTACCAGAGTCCGATCACCGGTTTATTTCCCGTGATGAGCACCGACCAGGTGGTGGGATCCGTGCGGGACAGTGTGTATTGCGCATCCGCCGTGTGGAGCTTGTACCAGGCCTACAGGCGAATTGATGACGACCGCGGAAAGTCCTACGAACTGGGCCAGAGCACTGTGAAGTGCATGCGAGGCATTTTGGAGTGCTGGGTAAAGCAGGCTTCGCGGGTGGAGCTCTTTAAGCAGCGCCAGTCCAATCAGCACGCCCTGCACAGCAAGTTCCAGCTGCACACCGGAGAGAAGATCTATCCGGATGAGTTTTACAATCACCTGCAGATCGATTGC GTTTCCCTCTATCTGCTGTTCCTTGTCCAGATGATAACCTCTGGCCTGCAGATCATTTACACCCACGACGAGGTGGCCTTTGTCCAGAATCTTGTGTACTATGTGGAGCGCGCCTATCGTACGCCCGACTTTGGCATGTGGGAGCGAGGCTCCAAATATAACAATGGCACCCCAGAGATCCATGCCTCCTCCATTGGCATGGCCAAGTCCGCCTTGGAGGCCATTAACGGATGCAATCTGTTCGGCGAGAAAGGAGCTTCGTGGAGCGTTGTCTATGTGGATATTGATGCCCACAACCGTAATCGCAGTATTTTCGAAACCATGCTGCCCAGAGAATCGAGCTCAAAG GGAGTTGATGCTTCACTGCTTCTCACCCTTTCCTTCCCAGCCTTTGCCTCGCATGAGGACCGCCTGGTGGAGCAgaccaaacaaaatgttgtgaATCGATTGCGCTGCAAAATGGGATTCAAGCGCTTCACCCGTGATGGATTCCTCAGTAAAAACGAGGACAAATCACGACGCTATTATCACTCTGGCGAGCTAAAGGAATTTGAAGGCCTGGAATGTGAATGGCCGCTCTTTTTCATAGCCATGATTATCGATGGCGTGTTTAAGAATAACAATGAACAAATCGAAGAGTTCCAAAACGATCTGAGGCGCTGTTTGCGTACGGACGTCAATGGAGATCCTGTGGTGACCATGTACTATGCGCCGGATGGAGATGGCTCCTACATGCGTGCTCCATCGCAATCGCTGTTCCTCTGGGGACAGTCCTTCTTTATCATAGCCCAGCTGCTGACCGCCGGACTCCTACACATCAATGAATTAGATCCAATCCGCCGCTACTTGCCAAGCTATAATCGGCCCAGAAGGGCGGGTCGCTATTCGGCTTTCCAG GGCAAAGCTATTGACGAAAAACACAAA GGCACTGCCACTGATCTTGTGGTGCAGATTGTCCTGATTGCCGAGTCCATGCGACTGCAGGCTATGATGGCCACCTATGGCATTCAAACACAGACGCCACATGAG GTCGAACCTGTGCAAATTTGGAGCTCCACCGAGCTCATAAAAGTATATCAACATCTCGGTGTCAACAATAAGGTTGGCCTTTCTGGTCGTCCATCCAGACCTGTGGGTTCTTTGGGCACCAGCAAGGTGTATCGCATCTGTGGCATGACCGTCCTCTGCTACCCACTTATCTTTGAGGTCTCCGACTTTTATCTCTACCGGGACATGGCTCTACTAATTGATGACATCAAGACAGAGCTGCAGTTTGTGGGCAAGTACTGGCGATTATCGGGCAGACCAACAGTTTGCCTGCTTATCCGGGAGGAGCATATGCGGGATCCGCAATTCAAGGAGATGCTTGACCTGCTGGCCATGCTCAAAAAGGGCTACTGCGATGGCATGAAAGTTCGCATCGGTCGTCTACAGAATCTGATTAGCAGCTCGTGCATCGAGCATCTTGACTTTATGAACCAAAGCGATCTGACCGACAACGAGAATGCTTTCTCGCAGATAAACCATGAGTACATTGGCTACCAATCGTTAACAGATGTGCCCAAAGCTCTGACATATGTGGAGGAAAAGATTTCCGTTGCG CACTTCGACACCAAACCCACGCCGGATATCATCAACGCACTACGTAGCACGGATTCAATTTACTGTTTGTGCCAATTGTGGGGTATTATTCTCAACCGCGAGGGTCCTCACTTTGAGGTAAACGGTCTGAACGTAAACACGGCTTTAACGCAGCTTTACCACCGAGCTGGTTCCCTGCGCTACTGGCGTGCCGTGCGATACTGCTCTTCCCTTCTTCACCACATTGTGGACTCTATTAGTCCATTTATCACCACTGTGTTGGTGAATGGCAAGGAACTCACAGTGGGCATCATTGGCCAGAAGGAGACAGTGTTCGATAAGCCCATGACGCCGGCGGAGATTCAAAATGTCATGTACACGAGTGTCCAACCATACGACGTCATCCAGGCGGTGTTGCAGCAGGAAGTGGTTCTGTATTGTGGCCGATTAATAGCCACCAATCCATCCATGTTCCGTGGAATACTAAAAATTCGCATTGGTTGGGTGCTGGAGGCCATGCGAATCTATTTACAAATCTCAGGACAACAGAGCATTGATGTGGACAATCTTTCGCCCTTCCAAGTCCGCATACTTCTTCAGAAAGTTTTAACTGTCAGCGAATGGGCTGTAGAAGAAAA gCTTACTACCCTACAACGTCGTCAACTGGAAGGATGCTTGTGCCGTgtgccaaaacatttttataacaaaatCTGGGAAATCCTTCAGCGAACCCCTCAGGGAATTCTTACCCAGGGACATCATttgccagccacgcccacactaacCAACATGAGCCGCGGCGAGTTGACCTTTAATCTGCTAGTCGAGGAAACTCTGATTTGCATTGACCGCCCAGAGAGGCGTCAGATAACCGTGGAGCTTCTGTGCATTGTGGCCACCATTCTTAATCG TAATCCCGAGCTGCACTTCAAACAAGCTCTCGACTTGGATGGCATCTTGGCGGAAGCGTTTGCAATGTACTGCAAGGACAACAACATACAGCATCAACCAAAGCCGGAGCATGAGCAGACCAAAAATGAGGATCTCAAAGCTTTCTATTCGTTGCCATATTCCGAGACTACGGGTTATTTGGCTCGCGCCGCAGTCAACAAGGTTTTGCAGGGTGGCATCTTCTCCACCAATGAAGAGGATGTTCAGCTCGACGGCGATCGTTTGCACGACGACAACTGTAAGGTATCCTAA
- the LOC6527666 gene encoding probable phosphorylase b kinase regulatory subunit beta isoform X4 — protein sequence MRDVPKSLGLSVTTPGGSSGAPDTGRHNSLEEINLDQFLKTSNYEDTVKQLDIYYGIVKRQLLRYQSPITGLFPVMSTDQVVGSVRDSVYCASAVWSLYQAYRRIDDDRGKSYELGQSTVKCMRGILECWVKQASRVELFKQRQSNQHALHSKFQLHTGEKIYPDEFYNHLQIDCVSLYLLFLVQMITSGLQIIYTHDEVAFVQNLVYYVERAYRTPDFGMWERGSKYNNGTPEIHASSIGMAKSALEAINGCNLFGEKGASWSVVYVDIDAHNRNRSIFETMLPRESSSKGVDASLLLTLSFPAFASHEDRLVEQTKQNVVNRLRCKMGFKRFTRDGFLSKNEDKSRRYYHSGELKEFEGLECEWPLFFIAMIIDGVFKNNNEQIEEFQNDLRRCLRTDVNGDPVVTMYYAPDGDGSYMRAPSQSLFLWGQSFFIIAQLLTAGLLHINELDPIRRYLPSYNRPRRAGRYSAFQKPRIPIILDDKKGTATDLVVQIVLIAESMRLQAMMATYGIQTQTPHEVEPVQIWSSTELIKVYQHLGVNNKVGLSGRPSRPVGSLGTSKVYRICGMTVLCYPLIFEVSDFYLYRDMALLIDDIKTELQFVGKYWRLSGRPTVCLLIREEHMRDPQFKEMLDLLAMLKKGYCDGMKVRIGRLQNLISSSCIEHLDFMNQSDLTDNENAFSQINHEYIGYQSLTDVPKALTYVEEKISVAHFDTKPTPDIINALRSTDSIYCLCQLWGIILNREGPHFEVNGLNVNTALTQLYHRAGSLRYWRAVRYCSSLLHHIVDSISPFITTVLVNGKELTVGIIGQKETVFDKPMTPAEIQNVMYTSVQPYDVIQAVLQQEVVLYCGRLIATNPSMFRGILKIRIGWVLEAMRIYLQISGQQSIDVDNLSPFQVRILLQKVLTVSEWAVEEKLTTLQRRQLEGCLCRVPKHFYNKIWEILQRTPQGILTQGHHLPATPTLTNMSRGELTFNLLVEETLICIDRPERRQITVELLCIVATILNRNPELHFKQALDLDGILAEAFAMYCKDNNIQHQPKPEHEQTKNEDLKAFYSLPYSETTGYLARAAVNKVLQGGIFSTNEEDVQLDGDRLHDDNCKVS from the exons ATGCGCGATGTGCCGAAATC TCTCGGTCTCTCGGTCACAACTCCAGGCGGCAGTTCGGGTGCTCCGGACACTGGACGCCACAACAGCTTGGAGGAGATCAATCTGGACCAGTTCCTGAAGACGTCCAACTATGAGGACACAGTGAAGCAGCTGGACATCTACTATGGCATCG TCAAGCGTCAACTGCTGCGCTACCAGAGTCCGATCACCGGTTTATTTCCCGTGATGAGCACCGACCAGGTGGTGGGATCCGTGCGGGACAGTGTGTATTGCGCATCCGCCGTGTGGAGCTTGTACCAGGCCTACAGGCGAATTGATGACGACCGCGGAAAGTCCTACGAACTGGGCCAGAGCACTGTGAAGTGCATGCGAGGCATTTTGGAGTGCTGGGTAAAGCAGGCTTCGCGGGTGGAGCTCTTTAAGCAGCGCCAGTCCAATCAGCACGCCCTGCACAGCAAGTTCCAGCTGCACACCGGAGAGAAGATCTATCCGGATGAGTTTTACAATCACCTGCAGATCGATTGC GTTTCCCTCTATCTGCTGTTCCTTGTCCAGATGATAACCTCTGGCCTGCAGATCATTTACACCCACGACGAGGTGGCCTTTGTCCAGAATCTTGTGTACTATGTGGAGCGCGCCTATCGTACGCCCGACTTTGGCATGTGGGAGCGAGGCTCCAAATATAACAATGGCACCCCAGAGATCCATGCCTCCTCCATTGGCATGGCCAAGTCCGCCTTGGAGGCCATTAACGGATGCAATCTGTTCGGCGAGAAAGGAGCTTCGTGGAGCGTTGTCTATGTGGATATTGATGCCCACAACCGTAATCGCAGTATTTTCGAAACCATGCTGCCCAGAGAATCGAGCTCAAAG GGAGTTGATGCTTCACTGCTTCTCACCCTTTCCTTCCCAGCCTTTGCCTCGCATGAGGACCGCCTGGTGGAGCAgaccaaacaaaatgttgtgaATCGATTGCGCTGCAAAATGGGATTCAAGCGCTTCACCCGTGATGGATTCCTCAGTAAAAACGAGGACAAATCACGACGCTATTATCACTCTGGCGAGCTAAAGGAATTTGAAGGCCTGGAATGTGAATGGCCGCTCTTTTTCATAGCCATGATTATCGATGGCGTGTTTAAGAATAACAATGAACAAATCGAAGAGTTCCAAAACGATCTGAGGCGCTGTTTGCGTACGGACGTCAATGGAGATCCTGTGGTGACCATGTACTATGCGCCGGATGGAGATGGCTCCTACATGCGTGCTCCATCGCAATCGCTGTTCCTCTGGGGACAGTCCTTCTTTATCATAGCCCAGCTGCTGACCGCCGGACTCCTACACATCAATGAATTAGATCCAATCCGCCGCTACTTGCCAAGCTATAATCGGCCCAGAAGGGCGGGTCGCTATTCGGCTTTCCAG AAACCACGCATACCTATAATATTGGATGACAAAAAG GGCACTGCCACTGATCTTGTGGTGCAGATTGTCCTGATTGCCGAGTCCATGCGACTGCAGGCTATGATGGCCACCTATGGCATTCAAACACAGACGCCACATGAG GTCGAACCTGTGCAAATTTGGAGCTCCACCGAGCTCATAAAAGTATATCAACATCTCGGTGTCAACAATAAGGTTGGCCTTTCTGGTCGTCCATCCAGACCTGTGGGTTCTTTGGGCACCAGCAAGGTGTATCGCATCTGTGGCATGACCGTCCTCTGCTACCCACTTATCTTTGAGGTCTCCGACTTTTATCTCTACCGGGACATGGCTCTACTAATTGATGACATCAAGACAGAGCTGCAGTTTGTGGGCAAGTACTGGCGATTATCGGGCAGACCAACAGTTTGCCTGCTTATCCGGGAGGAGCATATGCGGGATCCGCAATTCAAGGAGATGCTTGACCTGCTGGCCATGCTCAAAAAGGGCTACTGCGATGGCATGAAAGTTCGCATCGGTCGTCTACAGAATCTGATTAGCAGCTCGTGCATCGAGCATCTTGACTTTATGAACCAAAGCGATCTGACCGACAACGAGAATGCTTTCTCGCAGATAAACCATGAGTACATTGGCTACCAATCGTTAACAGATGTGCCCAAAGCTCTGACATATGTGGAGGAAAAGATTTCCGTTGCG CACTTCGACACCAAACCCACGCCGGATATCATCAACGCACTACGTAGCACGGATTCAATTTACTGTTTGTGCCAATTGTGGGGTATTATTCTCAACCGCGAGGGTCCTCACTTTGAGGTAAACGGTCTGAACGTAAACACGGCTTTAACGCAGCTTTACCACCGAGCTGGTTCCCTGCGCTACTGGCGTGCCGTGCGATACTGCTCTTCCCTTCTTCACCACATTGTGGACTCTATTAGTCCATTTATCACCACTGTGTTGGTGAATGGCAAGGAACTCACAGTGGGCATCATTGGCCAGAAGGAGACAGTGTTCGATAAGCCCATGACGCCGGCGGAGATTCAAAATGTCATGTACACGAGTGTCCAACCATACGACGTCATCCAGGCGGTGTTGCAGCAGGAAGTGGTTCTGTATTGTGGCCGATTAATAGCCACCAATCCATCCATGTTCCGTGGAATACTAAAAATTCGCATTGGTTGGGTGCTGGAGGCCATGCGAATCTATTTACAAATCTCAGGACAACAGAGCATTGATGTGGACAATCTTTCGCCCTTCCAAGTCCGCATACTTCTTCAGAAAGTTTTAACTGTCAGCGAATGGGCTGTAGAAGAAAA gCTTACTACCCTACAACGTCGTCAACTGGAAGGATGCTTGTGCCGTgtgccaaaacatttttataacaaaatCTGGGAAATCCTTCAGCGAACCCCTCAGGGAATTCTTACCCAGGGACATCATttgccagccacgcccacactaacCAACATGAGCCGCGGCGAGTTGACCTTTAATCTGCTAGTCGAGGAAACTCTGATTTGCATTGACCGCCCAGAGAGGCGTCAGATAACCGTGGAGCTTCTGTGCATTGTGGCCACCATTCTTAATCG TAATCCCGAGCTGCACTTCAAACAAGCTCTCGACTTGGATGGCATCTTGGCGGAAGCGTTTGCAATGTACTGCAAGGACAACAACATACAGCATCAACCAAAGCCGGAGCATGAGCAGACCAAAAATGAGGATCTCAAAGCTTTCTATTCGTTGCCATATTCCGAGACTACGGGTTATTTGGCTCGCGCCGCAGTCAACAAGGTTTTGCAGGGTGGCATCTTCTCCACCAATGAAGAGGATGTTCAGCTCGACGGCGATCGTTTGCACGACGACAACTGTAAGGTATCCTAA